The DNA window TTATTTATGTCATATGTCTTCTCCCTCTAAGAAGAATTTTGTATTGATTTATTCCCTCCCGTCCTTTTTTAATTGTCGTATTGCGCTTTTCGACTTTCGTTTTTAGTTATTGAGTTGTAtttttcgaaagttaatttgattaattttcaaagctaaattagattacattaattcgaatattttaaactaaaaatttatatatttaaaagttatacgaagtactataaattataatttttgcatatcaatataatgaaaaaatacatcgtaaaaatgttagtcaaagtccATATcctttgactctaaaaaagaaaccatgacaactaaaaaggaactAAGAATATAGtagatataaattaaaattctcaagaaatcgaaatatgtaattataattaaatctCATAATTGCGGTGTGTGAATATATAACCTTTTAAAATGAGGGATCAAATAACATATACCTAAATTTATCTCCAACTAGAAAAgagatatttttcaaacctCTAGTAAAAGAATTACCTAAAAAGGAGTTGCAAACATTATAGTTATCTTGAGAAATATCTCATATTTTATTACTAGTTATATTGCTTAAGAATTAGCCTAATTTGTAATAGTGGATCTTAAAATATCTAGTGGTGATTGTTTAATGGAGTAGTTAAAACTTTTAGAGATGCAATGTAATCAATGAAAATGATTTACCAATTTTGAGAGATATTTTTGAAACCTCATAATAAAAGATTAtctaaaaaaagtaaaacaaatattgtcgTTATCTTGAGAAATATctgaaattttaataattacaattttaaaagacctaatttaaattataaaatactgAATCTCAATATATCGATCTAGATACGATTGTTtgatacttaaaaaaaattacaatttaaatcATAATGTCACCAGACACCAATAAAAATGATCTCATATATCTGTTATCAATTagatcttcttcttttataaatcttgttaaaaaatctcaaatttacTACTAACATTTTAACACAAGTTATTAGaaacatttttaattttccaaaacatGTTATACGAAACTATAACCCCAAAGACATAAGTCAATTTTTCTTAAATACTTAACTACTCCcttcgtcccattttatatgacatcactttctataaatagttggtcccTAATACttatcatttcataaaatcaatgcataaattagcATATTGTTCCTTGtttacccttgtgagttattagcatTGAAAACATACATTTGACCTACTTAGAAAAGTtaagtaaatgattcatgttcattggttaaattaattaatcaaaataaattaattcatattcattgattgaaaacttgagttccagaaaaattaaataagggtagaagagTAAAGTTACaccatttcttaatgcaagtgcgaAATAAAAacgtgacatataaaatgggacggagagagtaattcACAAgcaataaattatttcaaaaagaaaattacaaaaaattacaaGCCATAAATGCTCTTCCACATATTTGGTCAAATGTAACTATCTTGTAAATACTTCCaacatttcattttacttggCTTCTATatgaaaaacaaatattttaatttatttatctattttaataaatcaagatattttttttatactatccttaatattttcaacataaaaaaaacattaaaataaacaaaaatactatttcaataaaaaatattatcaaaaattTCAATCGAAATACATGAATAGTATTCAAGACATTAAAAGAACTCAAAAGGATAAGACCTAATTGCCAACTCACATAttcaataaaacaaaacaagaaaaacaaacaaattaacacATTCCTTTCTCCATCATATCCCcacaaacttttaattaattcattgtATTCTCCCTTGAAAAGAAAAACTCATTGACCCATAGAGCTTCCCTACAAAAATTTCCCACCAAAAATACATAGACAAAAACACACACAAATGTTATAGAATCACTCATTATTTTTCACATAGAAAAACACATCATGTCCTATAACTAATCTTTgtctttaatatatatttacataaataaCGAATGCTTTATTCTAAATCTCCTAAAAAGACATTAATATTGACGTTAAATCAAGcaattttatcattaaaattatcaaacaacaacaacatatcagTAGAATTCCACAGATGTGATCGGGGAAGGATAGAGTGTATGTAGATCACACCCCTACTTGTGGAGGTAAGGAGACTATTTCAGAAGACCCTTGACTCgaatataacatatcaaaacaatgaaaagaaaaacaatggtGGAGAAACAaagaaactaataaaaaaagtagcaatcataaaataatgtgataacctaaatacaataacaacatatatgatagaataaaacaaaaaactatAAGAGTGAATAAAAAACTTCCTAATATGAAACATATTTtcacatatatttatttggtaCAACCATGagtaagtgttttttttttcctcccaACATTTTGGTGATATCCCTTCACATATTGTGTGAGGGTGGGGGGTTAGGTGGATAATGGATTGATTGTCATTTTCCATTTATTACCCCACTTTTAAGGCACATTTACACTTCAAAACTATAAACCCCAACTCCCATCCGACATAATTGAATCACATTTAATTTGACATATTAATTACTACTACATGAGAAACATTAATTACAAagtatactccctccattccatattaattgaatttttgaggtgtttcacatagtttaaaaaaagtagattaagacataaatttaacatagttttccatttttactcttattaattattgtcaaatttaatgaagtcatcacattgaaaatcaaaatgaaggataaaattgaaagaacactctaaaaatagtcttgaaaattgaacaattaagttaatttgaaaaatgaaaaatgcctcaaaaattcaattaatatggaatggaggaaGTATTAAGTTAGGcgtattttttataaaataaaattcttgatCATAATAccttatcatatatatatgaaaggTATTAAGCATAACAGACTTATTTATACGTTTAAAACATACGATTATTTTCAGTCCACACAAAATTATTTGTCCCTCTACCATGTAAACGTGGAAAATGAATTAGCAACTTTATTCACACACAACATTTACACTACAATTAATAGCTAACAATGACTTTAACTGTTGTTTTGTTAAAACTAGTACTCCTCGATCCATCATGTTTTACTTATCAAATTTTGACTTTGaacatctattaaaaaaataatgattagtataatgagtttaccattttacgtTAATTGATAGGATCCCTAATATATTTACTCACTACTTTTTTCAAAGAAATTAACTCAATGTTACTTAATAAATTGAGAGTGtaataggaaaaataaaattgttcttccttagtttgtcaaaaatgacaagtaaaaggagaaattaaatttaaaatatttgacaagtaaataagaacaaagaaaataataaagagattgattttttaaaaaataaataaacatacatgataaaaggataaaataaaaatttactcGCACCTAATTATATCAACTCAATAAATACATTATATATCTTAACAGCCACCGCTAATGAAACAAACTTATTCACACACACAAAATTTATGTTACAATtaataatgcaaatatataaCACATATCTTCACATTCACtcttgttatttaattaaattataattaattatacacACTATCACAataatatatgatgaattagtatatattaattattctaaTAAATATCAAGTGTAATTATCTTTACTCAACACAAAACtacaaatcaattaaaatacaaaactgTGTGTTTTATTAATAGTCCAAAACACAAAGGAAACCAATTCCCTTCCCTTTGCCTCTGTTTTCTTTCTTAtctagtactccctccgtttaacAAAGAGTGACATAGTTTGATTcgacacgaaatttaagaaaataaagaagacttttgaatcttgcgatcttaaattaaagttatgtcaaatgtacaaaattatcCTTTAATCTTGCAgctttaaacatgccacgtgaaaagttgaaactaaaatattaccaaaaaaagaaagagatcattttttaaaaacagaCTAAAAGGAAAAGGCCGGTGACCATTCTTTTTAGACGGAGAAAGTATTTGATATTcgtatttaaatttatataatataaaattttatttaacttatatTCAAAACTCGAACTCGAGAACACCACGGCTGGTGCCTTCCCTTTACCATTGGCTCCATCCAAGAAGATGAAAATccaaaatggaataaataatgAGCAAAAGAAACCAAAGGGAAGAGTTTATTGGCTTGGCTTTTACCAAAGAGCCGGCACTTTTCATCTCCCAATACATTTTCCACCATCAAAAATAGTACAAACTCGTGTTAAATGGGCAGAAAATTTcgctagaaatttaaaaaattataatttttattttattttaaaataaattaattaattttattttttttagttaaaaagtattaaataaaagggtaaaaatattttaaaaagtaaaataacatatgtaaaATATGATCAAATTTTCTggcattttttttctctccaaTTGTAGTATTATTAGTACTATAATAACcatcttcttctcctctttccTTCTTACAAGTCGAAAAGGGTCAATTATTATTCTCTAAGCTGAGTTCCAGTTGAAACACAGttttgcaacaacaacaaaaaaaagtgaTCTTTTTCAGGTATTTCTTCTTTCTGTGTACAATTAGTTCTTGATTATATTTGCTTTTTATGGTAAAGTTGAGATCTTTACTGGTTTTGGTATTAGTTTTTCATCTGGGGTTTCTTCtgttgttttcttcttcaatatagTTGTGTTTGATCTTTGGATTATTGAGTATTTGTGTAAATATTTGAGCTTTTGTTTCAAGATTGGATTTTTCATCTGTTTTTCTGTTGTTGATTTGGTTGAATATAGCTTTCTTTTTCCTCCTTTTGGGATCAGCTGATAAATCCAATATATGAAAACCAGTCAGCATGAATCTTCGATGTTTTAGATCTAGGAAAGTATGTCATTTCTTGGATTTTTTGGGAAATTAGTTTGTACAGTTTTTTCTGTTGAGTTTCTAAGAAAATGGGGATGCTTGAATTTTGTGGAGACAATCTTGTGCAAATTTATGCTTCTTTTGATGATTGGTGTCCTTGAACTTCATATGCTTTTGCTTGTTTAGTCTTTTGTGTGATTTCAGTGTAAGGAGATTTCTTATGTTACTTTTTAATGCATTTGCAGGCTCATGTAATCTGATCAACTTCAATTAGATTCTGATCTGAATATTGGATTTTGGGTATTAGCTGCTTAATCCTGCTTGGATCCTGTGGAAGTTGCAAGGAACTCCACTTTTTTCATCTTGTTAAGATGATGATGTTTGAGGAAATGGGGTTCTGTGGGGATCTTGATTTCTTTCCTGCTCCGCTGAAGGAAGTGGAAGTGGAAGTGGCTGCTCCACAGAGTCAGACTGAGCCGGATTCTGTGGTTGATGATGATTATAGTGATGAGGAGGAGATTGATGTGGATGAGCTGGAGAGGAGGATGTGGAGGGACAAGATGAAGTTGAAAAGGCTGAAAGAAATGAGTAAAAGTAAGGAAGGTGTCGATCCTGCAAAACAACGTCAGTCGCAGGAGCAGGCGAGGAGGAAGAAGATGTCAAGGGCACAGGATGGGATCTTGAAGTACATGTTGAAAATGATGGAAGTATGTAAAGCTCAGGGTTTTGTTTATGGGATCATTCCTGAAAAAGGCAAGCCGGTTAGTGGGGCATCTGATAATCTTAGGGAGTGGTGGAAGGATAAAGTGAGGTTTGATCGAAATGGTCCTGCAGCAATAGCCAAATACCAAGCTGATCATGCCATCTCTGGCATGAACGAAGGGTCTAATCCAGTTGGTCCAACCCCTCACACCTTGCAGGAGCTGCAAGATACCACCCTTGGTTCGTTATTATCAGCTTTGATGCAGCACTGTGATCCTCCTCAGAGAAGATTTCCATTGGAGAAAGGTGTTCCACCACCATGGTGGCCCACAGGACAGGAGGATTGGTGGCCTCAATTGGGTTTGCAGAAGGACCAAGGTTCTCTACCTTACAAGAAGCCTCATGATCTGAAGAAGGCGTGGAAGGTTGGTGTCCTCACTGCAGTGATCAAGCACATGTTCCCTGATATTGCTAAAATCCGCAAGCTGGTAAGGCAGTCAAAGTGCTTACAGGACAAGATGACAGCCAAGGAAAGTGCAACTTGGCTTGCCATCATCAGCCAGGAGGAAGCTTTGGCTCGAGAACTCTATCCTGATCGCTGTCCACCTTTGTCCTCAGCTGGTGTTAGTGGAAATTTCATGTTGAACGACAGCAGTGAGTATGATGTTGAAGGTGCTCAAGATGAGCCTAACTTTGATGTTCATGAGCAAAAACCAAACCATCTCAATCTGTTGAACATCAGTGCTGAGAGATTCAAGGAGACGATGCCTCTTCAGGAACAATCTCTTCCAAACAAGGATGAGCTGATCACCAACTTAGATTTCAGTCTGAAGAGGAAGCAAGCCAATGAACCGACCATGATGATGGATCAAAAGATCTACACATGTGATTTTCTTCAATGCCCTCACAATGAACTTCGCCATGGTTTTCAGGACAGATCTTCCAGAGACAATCATCAATTTGCTTGCATTTACCGAAGTTCTTCCCGGTTTGGAGTTTCAAACTTTCAGATTAATGAAGTCAAGCCAGTTGTCTTCCCTCAACAATATGTCCAGCCAAAGTCATCTGCTCTGCCTGTTAATCAAGGTCCACCTTCCTTTGATCTATCTGGTATAGGAGTTCCTGAAGATGGGCAAAGGATGATTAACGAGCTTATGACAATCTACGATAGTGATGTACAAGGAAGCAAAAGGCAAAATAGGGGGAATGTTATGTTGACCAAAGAGCAGCCTCATCAACAACCTCGTGTCCACCAGGACAATTACCTGCTCAGCCAAGGGATAATGGAGGGAAATATCTTCAAAAACACTAATATTTCCACAACTCAGTCTATGCTCCCACAAGTCGATCCATTTGATCAATCCAAGGCGTTAAATTCAGCTTTCAATGCAGGCTCCAACGACAGCTTCCATTTCATGTTTGGGTCTCCGTTCAACATACAGTCTACCAATTATAACGGAAATCTGCCTAGCATTGGATACGATACCACACCAAAGCAAGATGCTCCTATTTGGTACTAGCCAGGAGATTGTTGACATGTTGTATATCAAGTAGTCAGTTTTGGCTTCATAGATATAGCTATTTCTCATGGGGAAAAGATCCCAAGTACTTGTCTGCTTTTTCATTCGGGTGGATTTTTAATCGCCTATAGTCCCTCTTAGTTATGGTGCTTTCAGTTACCATGTGTTGTAAAGGTTGAAGAACTAGGCATGGTGTAACAAACAGCCTCAAATATTTGCCAATGCTTCTCATAGGACATGTTGATATAAATAAGTTACTGTTTCATCATGGCCAGTTTTATCAGTCTGTATAACCATAGTTAAGGTCTTACTCATTGTTTAGTACTTGTTCTCAAGATTGTTTGAGATATCTACTCTACCATTTGAAGTCTTGTAGCaatgttgttattgttgccaAAGTTATGTAAATCTTATATGATGTTTTACTGCATTATCCTCTTTTTCAAGGCTTTTACAAGGGGCAAGTATTGATCTTATGAAATTATACCTTTGATTGATATCTACACTAATTTTGCGGATGAGTTGATCTTTAATTTATGCTATGACAAAGTACAAAATATGGGTAAAAGTGCACATGACCCTATCAAGATCGGATAACTATGTGTCTCTGTCTAGATCGTCTAGTGTTTTGTCTTTTATTCGATCTTTTTTTTGGCACGGAGCTtagataaatttataaaatttcagtaaattttaaatttgtaatttcaaaagtaaaatgagtttggtagcaaaaatataaagattgaatataatttGCATACCCCCCTCccacccccccaaaaaaaacaaagcataataagtactaaataaaaaagtactaatataaataaaagatttaaaaacCTTCCCCTTTCCCCCACCGTCCAACCCCCATcctatgaaataaataaaatataagggacataaaagtaaagaaaatgaacCAATAAGACAAAGACCATGTGAAGGAGTAGACGTGATAATTAGTATTCTTATTAGtactttttaataataaaaaattggcGGTAGGGGACAAGAAAGACGAGAAAGAGATTACAAGGTGTGAAATCGAATCTTTACTAATAAGGTGAGGGTTTAGATTGTCAACTAACTAGTCTACTTTAAAATTGaggataaaataagaaaaaacgAAAGAAGATTTTTCAAGATAGTCGAATATTcattgacaaaataaaaatttaagtaaacTATCCATTGAACTAATAAAATTCTCtattattcttattaattaataatattacttTGCTTATAacttaagaagaaaaaaatcaattggCTGTATTCTTTACattcaattttcttataatcCACTCTATTTGTTCtttgaattcttttttattttccttttaaagattCGAAAGGATTTGAaacttaaataacaaaaaatagcATTTGACATTTATGACTTATGAGTAAGTCATTAGGTTTGCTTAAGTGTTATTCCCATAAACAATAATTGTAGTTGACAATATTTGTTTAACTATTAAAGAATCAGAAAGATACTGAAAATGAAAGCTTAAATAAGAAATCATTTGACATTTTGACTTGGAAACCTAATTAAAAGCTCTTAactttatattaatataatccTAATTCCTAAATAGTGTGgatctcattttaaaaaaagtcaaagtagattttttttttttcattttatataatttggtAGTTGATACAAGAAAGTGACCTAAGAGCTAAAGGATAGCCTAAGAGATTCTTTTTATTTCGATCTTAGTTGTTTGAGATTTCTTTCTGATTCATAATTATATGTGGACTCATGCTCTTACATATATGGGTCGATAAACTTTGGATCTACTAATCTGTGAGATTAACGTCAATAACGTGAGgcacataataattttttttttgcatgagagttaattaaatagtaaagtAAATTTcaggaaaataaataatgacATGTAATATAAAATAACCTCAAAGTGACTACTGAAGTCATGCTCCCTCTTTGGTGAACAATTTTTCCCTTAGgtaaaagattaaagaaaaaaaatattataggtATCAAATTCTAGAAATGAATAATTTATTAAGGAAATATTTCTCAAATGTAAAAAATGCCttgagtaaaaaatatttcgtaTCATACCAAACACAGTGAAATACAGAAAAAACGAACGTGTCCTCGATCTCTATATAATATTGTCACAAGACTTATAAGAGATTTCGAATTCAAGTTCTAATAAGACTAAAGAGTGTCATAACAAAGAGCAATTCTCTCCCAATGGGTCGTATGCCGTGTAATTTGTGAaaatagttttgttttaaaaagtcatacaaatataatgcaattgaaaactattttttccaaATAACATTAAACTCATGTATAATATTTGATCTTACAAGCAAAATATCAAATTGGCGTCTCAATGGTTACAGTACCTTATAAAAATCTAGATCGTAAtctcataaattattaatttatgtaaaaaaatattcttaaatcgTGATCTTAAATAGTCTATAAATTGTTAgtgaagagaaaaatatcataTGAGTACCAAACAAATGTTTCCAAAAATCATAacagacaattttttttacggAACAATCTAAATTATTCGAAACCCCAAAACGAATATCAATCGCAAATATACTTAGAACGTGAAGCATCAATTTTTGGCAAGGAACATGTAGCCATGTAGGGTTAACAGTAAATTGACTTGTCTTTATGCACCTATATACATACACATTGAACCTagacatttttttattcaacAGATCCAacaacaaaattacaaaaaaataaataaaaaattattaattaaaagtgtAGTATTCAAGACAAATTCAGTGTATATACaactatatattaaaaactGTCTCAAAAATACTGGACAGTTTATATTGATCGGCTAAATGGtttaatcatattatttttccattaagatgtaatttcaattaattaatcacATAGCACTACGATGAAGTGGCGCAGAATAAttgtaatataataatatgattataaattattaatagtTGATGTGGCGAATCGTGATTAGTTAACACCTTATGCTaagaatatttaataaaaatatttatgtttcgGTTATCTGGTTTATAGTTACTGTCTTGAAAACCTCATCTTTCTGTTGTACAGAATcctatgaagaaataaaattgaaaaaaaagaagtggaaaatggaaaaaatagaaataataattgattttgatttatttgaaaTAAGATATTCATCATTTCTTAGATGACATTATATATACGAAAAATGGTCAAAACTATCCTTAAACTATCCGAAATAGcttaaatatacccttaaactatatttcggtTAAAAAATACTCTTCCCGTCAAATTATTGGGCCACACCTACCCTTCGAGTCAACGAAAGGACGCCACATGAATGCCACATGTGCACGTCAAACAAACCTCACCTCCACATAGACGACTAAGGAAATGGTCAAAACTACCCTTTAACTATTCGAAATAGCTTAAATATACCCTCAAACTATATTTCGGCTAAAAAATGCCCTTCTTGTCTAACTATTAGACCACACTTGCCCTTCTGTTCAGCGAAAGCACTATGTGTGTGATAAAATGCCACATGGACTCCACATGTGCACGCCAAACACACCCCACTAGAGGTGTGAGATCTTGATATGTAATCACCTTTGATAGGAAGCTTTTTATCTTCAAAGTGTAACTTTTCGATATGAAATTCGAATAAATTGAACCATTTATActtatttctcaaatcatattttaaattctaagattatatatcaattaatatgaat is part of the Solanum stenotomum isolate F172 chromosome 8, ASM1918654v1, whole genome shotgun sequence genome and encodes:
- the LOC125874749 gene encoding protein ETHYLENE INSENSITIVE 3-like isoform X1, whose product is MMMFEEMGFCGDLDFFPAPLKEVEVEVAAPQSQTEPDSVVDDDYSDEEEIDVDELERRMWRDKMKLKRLKEMSKSKEGVDPAKQRQSQEQARRKKMSRAQDGILKYMLKMMEVCKAQGFVYGIIPEKGKPVSGASDNLREWWKDKVRFDRNGPAAIAKYQADHAISGMNEGSNPVGPTPHTLQELQDTTLGSLLSALMQHCDPPQRRFPLEKGVPPPWWPTGQEDWWPQLGLQKDQGSLPYKKPHDLKKAWKVGVLTAVIKHMFPDIAKIRKLVRQSKCLQDKMTAKESATWLAIISQEEALARELYPDRCPPLSSAGVSGNFMLNDSSEYDVEGAQDEPNFDVHEQKPNHLNLLNISAERFKETMPLQEQSLPNKDELITNLDFSLKRKQANEPTMMMDQKIYTCDFLQCPHNELRHGFQDRSSRDNHQFACIYRSSSRFGVSNFQINEVKPVVFPQQYVQPKSSALPVNQGPPSFDLSGIGVPEDGQRMINELMTIYDSDVQGSKRQNRGNVMLTKEQPHQQPRVHQDNYLLSQGIMEGNIFKNTNISTTQSMLPQVDPFDQSKALNSAFNAGSNDSFHFMFGSPFNIQSTNYNGNLPSIGYDTTPKQDAPIWY